The DNA region CTATGCCATTAGCAGATCGTTAATCTATTGAGCGAGCTTCGGTAACTTTTTAGAATTCGCAGGCAAAGTCAACACAATCTTCGGATCAACTTTTAGGATCTTCTTATCTTTATCCGGGTAGTCAACTCGCGTCAATAAATCAGCAATCAGATTAAGGTGTGCAAGCTTTTTATCATTGGCACTGACAACGGTCCATGGGGCATCTGATGAGCTGGTTTTCTTGAGCATGCTATTTCTAGCATCTGAATAGGCATCCCACATCTTCTGAGCTTTTTGGTCTATTGGACTAATCTTCCATTGCTTTAGTGGATCTTTGGCGCGATCCTTGAGCCTGGCTGCTTGCTCTTCTTTGCTGATGTCTAGGTAATACTTCATTAGCTGAATATCCGATCCAACTAGTAAAGATTCAAAATCATTGACTGTATTCATAAACTGCTTGTACTGCGCATCAGTGCAAAATCCCATGACTTTTTCAACGCCCGCACGGTTATACCAACTGCGGTTGAACAATACGAATTCACCAGCAGTCGGTAGCTGCGCAATATATCTTTGGAAGTGCCATTCACCTTCCTCGCGAGGGGAGGGCTTGTTCAAAGCAACCACTCGACTATCTCTGGGGCTTAAATGTTCGGTAATGCTTTTGATTGAGCCATCTTTACCAGCAGTGTCACGCCCCTCTAAGATGACTAAGAGACGCTTACCTGTTTGAATAATGTGACGCTGAAGTTTGACTAATTCAATTTGAAGAAGTCTGAGGTCTGCCTCGTAAGTATGTTCATGAATTTCTGATTTACTCACGGGCAGCCTTCACTTATGCAATTGACTATGCAGCAGTAGGTGTTTCTGGGGCCACTTTTTTAACAACAACTCTCTTTGCTACAGCCTTTTTAGCGGGAGCTTTTTTTGCCGGTACTTTCTTAGCTACGACTTTTTTAACGGCTGCTTTTTTTGCAGGAACTTTTTTCGCTACTGCTTTTTTGGAGGCTACCTTTTTGGCTGGCGCTTTTTTCTCGAGCTTATCTAAGGCTTTCGCTAATTTGTCGATGAGTTTTTCTCTATCTACCTCGAGCTTGTCTAGTTTTTTCAATAACTGCTTCACTAATTTTTTTTGACTCATGGTGTATTCCTTTCAAGAGAGTACTGTTTATTCAATCTGCGTAAATAGCTGATGTCTAGCTCTTGATCCTACGTTTTATTAGGATGAGTTTCAAGCGATTGTGACAGTCGGAGCCACTTTTAATTTGGTGCTACATTGGGTTGATATGTTGAAAACATTATTCTCCCTCCCACGAACGGTTTGGCTCATCGGTCTGATTAGCTTTGTGAATGATGCTGCAAGTGAGATGCTTTACCCTTTGATGCCTCTATATCTTGCCACCGTGCTCATGGCTGGCCCTAAGGCCCTGGGCTTAATTGAGGGGATTGCAGAGGCTACATCCAGTATTTTTAAGCTGGTGTCTGGTGTGATTGTCGATCACACTAAAAAAACCAAGCCTTGGATTGTGATTGGTTATTTCTTGGCTGGGATTGGTAGACCCTTGATTGCGATCGCCAATTCTTGGACCTGGTTTTTATGTATTCGGTTTACAGATCGTCTTGGTAAGGGGCTCAGAAGCTCTCCGCGGGATGCTCTATTGGCAGAGAGCGTTGCGCCCAACCAGCGCGGCATTACCTTCGGCTTGCATCGTTCTATGGACAATGCTGGTGCAGTCTTCGGACCTTTGATGGCAGCATTTTTACTGTGGATGCAGGTTCCACTGCGGGATATCTTTTTATGGGCAATCGTGCCCGGCATCGTTGCTGTAGTTTTGGCCCTTTGTCTCAAAGAACCCCCTCGCGAGCAAGTGGCAGTGAAGCCATTTTCTTGGTCGCTTGAGGGCCTTCCACCACAATTTAAACGCTACATTTTGGTTGCTGGAATTTTTGCCCTAGCTAATTCATCGGATATGTTTTTATTATTAAGGGCAAGGGAGCTTGGTGTGCCTCAAGAGCAAATCCCTTTATTGTGGGCAGCCATCTCTTTAATCACCACCATCTTTGGAACGCCGCTATCGGCACTCTCAGATCGATTCAGTCGCAAGCACTTTATTCTGATTGCTTGGGCTGCTTTTGCATTCTTTTATATTGCAAT from Polynucleobacter sp. AP-Elch-400A-B2 includes:
- the ppk2 gene encoding polyphosphate kinase 2 — translated: MSKSEIHEHTYEADLRLLQIELVKLQRHIIQTGKRLLVILEGRDTAGKDGSIKSITEHLSPRDSRVVALNKPSPREEGEWHFQRYIAQLPTAGEFVLFNRSWYNRAGVEKVMGFCTDAQYKQFMNTVNDFESLLVGSDIQLMKYYLDISKEEQAARLKDRAKDPLKQWKISPIDQKAQKMWDAYSDARNSMLKKTSSSDAPWTVVSANDKKLAHLNLIADLLTRVDYPDKDKKILKVDPKIVLTLPANSKKLPKLAQ
- a CDS encoding serine/threonine protein kinase; the protein is MSQKKLVKQLLKKLDKLEVDREKLIDKLAKALDKLEKKAPAKKVASKKAVAKKVPAKKAAVKKVVAKKVPAKKAPAKKAVAKRVVVKKVAPETPTAA
- a CDS encoding MFS transporter, coding for MLKTLFSLPRTVWLIGLISFVNDAASEMLYPLMPLYLATVLMAGPKALGLIEGIAEATSSIFKLVSGVIVDHTKKTKPWIVIGYFLAGIGRPLIAIANSWTWFLCIRFTDRLGKGLRSSPRDALLAESVAPNQRGITFGLHRSMDNAGAVFGPLMAAFLLWMQVPLRDIFLWAIVPGIVAVVLALCLKEPPREQVAVKPFSWSLEGLPPQFKRYILVAGIFALANSSDMFLLLRARELGVPQEQIPLLWAAISLITTIFGTPLSALSDRFSRKHFILIAWAAFAFFYIAMSFSGISLWMLCGLFAIYGLFKAATEGVEKALVADLAPQGMAGTAFGWFNLISGLMLLPASLIFGWLYESFSPSYAFLFSGSCAVLAFLLLAFWVFHSHQE